The segment AGGAAGCTGCGACTCAACGGTGAGCGCAGACCGACGACACAAGCGAGGTGACATTGGGCGAGTTCCTGTCGGAGATCCGGGTACGCATCCACGAGACCCACCGTTCGCTCCAAGCGGCCCGTGCCGCAGGAGACGAGTTCCTGGCCGACACGCACGTGTCGGAGCTGGAAGACCTGCATCGCATCGCCGCGCGCAACGGTGTCGAGGTCAGCGGCTGACGGTCGCAGATGTACCGCGGACGGGCCCCGTCCTCTCGGGTGCCCGCCGCGGCGGCGGGCACCATGGCGGTAGCGCGGCGCTTCATCACCCACGGTGGCCCTCCGGAGCGCTTCCGGGGCTCGGGGCGCGCGCCGTGGGTCAGCCGTCGGAATCCGCCGCCAGCGGCTCCAGCACCGAGCAGAGGTCGTCGAACAGCGCGCCCGGCGCCGCGATGGTCAGGTCCTCGTTGGGTCCCCGGCCGCGCAGACCCCCCACGGTGATCCCGGCCTCCTGGGCGATGAGGGTCGAGGCCGCCCAGTCCCAGTGGTTCAGACCGCGTTCGTAGTAGCCGTCGATCTCGCCGACCGCCACACCACAGACGTCCAGAGTCGACGCGCCGGCCCGACGAATGTCACGGACCCGTGGCAGCACCGAACGAAGGACCTCGGCCTGGTGCGCCCGCCGATGGGCGGCGTAGCCAAAGCCGGTGGCGAGCAAAGCGCGTTGCAGCGGCGGGGCCGGACGCGCCCGGAGGGGCTCGGTGCCTCGGAACGCTCCGCCGCCGACGGTGGCCCGATAGACCTCACCACGAATCGGCGCGTGCACTACGCCGGCGACCACCTGTCCCTCCACCTCAGCGGCGACGCTGACCGCCCAGTCCTGGCGTCCGTACAGATAGTTCACGGTGCCGTCGATGGGGTCCAGGATCCAGCGCACGCCGCTGCCGCCCCGCGAGTCCCCCTCCTCCTCGCCCAGGACGGAGTCGTCGGGGCGGGCCGACAGCAACCGGTCCCGCAGCAATCGCTCGGCGGCGCGGTCCATGTCCGTCACCACGTCGGTCGGCGTCGACTTCGTCCCCAGGACGTGAACGTCGCGTTGTCCCCGCGCCGTCAGTTCCGCGGCCTCGCCCGCCGCCTCCAAGGCCAGCGTCATCAGCTCGTCCGGATCCACCTCGGCCACAGTTCGTCCC is part of the Spiractinospora alimapuensis genome and harbors:
- a CDS encoding inositol monophosphatase family protein — encoded protein: MGTRYRGEQLTKGRTVAEVDPDELMTLALEAAGEAAELTARGQRDVHVLGTKSTPTDVVTDMDRAAERLLRDRLLSARPDDSVLGEEEGDSRGGSGVRWILDPIDGTVNYLYGRQDWAVSVAAEVEGQVVAGVVHAPIRGEVYRATVGGGAFRGTEPLRARPAPPLQRALLATGFGYAAHRRAHQAEVLRSVLPRVRDIRRAGASTLDVCGVAVGEIDGYYERGLNHWDWAASTLIAQEAGITVGGLRGRGPNEDLTIAAPGALFDDLCSVLEPLAADSDG